A genomic region of Lagopus muta isolate bLagMut1 chromosome 19, bLagMut1 primary, whole genome shotgun sequence contains the following coding sequences:
- the C8G gene encoding complement component C8 gamma chain isoform X2: MAAPRSLLLLSLLLAALQGRGQQPPPPRVPLEKVVTEGNLGLDELVGRWFLVGMASRCSYLAENSHRLEATAMTVAVLDGQSLAISTFRKLDGQCWEIRQRYVPAGAHGRFSVRGRGYDSKMEVVVGEADPRSYAIIYYQDGQGLSVKLYGRSSQLSDAIVDRFEQRARAMGLSEDVSYYFPTYGFCDSADDFHILDGEHGSTLPQPCLAVLPQHGQESLGALVWGWEMAEHHPAQPLPCLAPVWVRLGLAVSVPG, translated from the exons ATGGCCGCCCCGCgctccctcctgctcctctccttgCTCCTCGCCGCGCTGCAGGGACGGGGACAGCagccgccccctccccgcgTCCCTCTTGAGAAAGTGGTGACCGAGGGGAACCTCGGCCTCGATGAG CTGGTGGGGAGGTGGTTCCTGGTCGGCATGGCATCCCGCTGCAGCTACCTGGCAGAGAACAGCCACCGACTGGAGGCCACAGCAATGACAGTGGCTGTCCTGGATGGGCAGAGCCTGGCCATCAGCACCTTCAGGAAGCT AgatgggcagtgctgggagatcAGGCAGCGTTACGTCCCTGCAGGAGCCCACGGGCGCTTTTCCGTGAGAG GCCGTGGCTACGACAGCAagatggaggtggtggtgggagAGGCGGACCCCCGCAGCTATGCCATCATCTACTACCAGGACGGCCAAGGCCTCTCTGTCAAGCTCTATG GCCGCAGCAGCCAGCTCAGCGATGCCATAGTGGACAGGTTTGAGCAGCGCGCCAGGGCCATGGGCCTGAGTGAGGATGTGAGCTACTACTTCCCCACGTACG GGTTCTGCGACTCTGCGGATGATTTCCACATCCTTGACGGTGAGCACGGCTCCACGCTGCCGCAACCCTGCCTTGCAGTGCTGCCACAGCACGGGCAGGAGTCCCTCGGTGCcctggtgtggggctgggagatgGCAGAGCATCACCCAGCGCAGCCTCTGCCCTGTTTGGCCCCTGTGTGGGTCCGGCTGGGCTTAGCGGTGTCTGTACCGGGATGA
- the C8G gene encoding complement component C8 gamma chain isoform X1, which translates to MAAPRSLLLLSLLLAALQGRGQQPPPPRVPLEKVVTEGNLGLDELVGRWFLVGMASRCSYLAENSHRLEATAMTVAVLDGQSLAISTFRKLDGQCWEIRQRYVPAGAHGRFSVRVSPTGRGYDSKMEVVVGEADPRSYAIIYYQDGQGLSVKLYGRSSQLSDAIVDRFEQRARAMGLSEDVSYYFPTYGFCDSADDFHILDGEHGSTLPQPCLAVLPQHGQESLGALVWGWEMAEHHPAQPLPCLAPVWVRLGLAVSVPG; encoded by the exons ATGGCCGCCCCGCgctccctcctgctcctctccttgCTCCTCGCCGCGCTGCAGGGACGGGGACAGCagccgccccctccccgcgTCCCTCTTGAGAAAGTGGTGACCGAGGGGAACCTCGGCCTCGATGAG CTGGTGGGGAGGTGGTTCCTGGTCGGCATGGCATCCCGCTGCAGCTACCTGGCAGAGAACAGCCACCGACTGGAGGCCACAGCAATGACAGTGGCTGTCCTGGATGGGCAGAGCCTGGCCATCAGCACCTTCAGGAAGCT AgatgggcagtgctgggagatcAGGCAGCGTTACGTCCCTGCAGGAGCCCACGGGCGCTTTTCCGTGAGAG TGTCCCCCACAGGCCGTGGCTACGACAGCAagatggaggtggtggtgggagAGGCGGACCCCCGCAGCTATGCCATCATCTACTACCAGGACGGCCAAGGCCTCTCTGTCAAGCTCTATG GCCGCAGCAGCCAGCTCAGCGATGCCATAGTGGACAGGTTTGAGCAGCGCGCCAGGGCCATGGGCCTGAGTGAGGATGTGAGCTACTACTTCCCCACGTACG GGTTCTGCGACTCTGCGGATGATTTCCACATCCTTGACGGTGAGCACGGCTCCACGCTGCCGCAACCCTGCCTTGCAGTGCTGCCACAGCACGGGCAGGAGTCCCTCGGTGCcctggtgtggggctgggagatgGCAGAGCATCACCCAGCGCAGCCTCTGCCCTGTTTGGCCCCTGTGTGGGTCCGGCTGGGCTTAGCGGTGTCTGTACCGGGATGA
- the C8G gene encoding complement component C8 gamma chain isoform X3, giving the protein MAAPRSLLLLSLLLAALQGRGQQPPPPRVPLEKVVTEGNLGLDELVGRWFLVGMASRCSYLAENSHRLEATAMTVAVLDGQSLAISTFRKLDGQCWEIRQRYVPAGAHGRFSVRVSPTGRGYDSKMEVVVGEADPRSYAIIYYQDGQGLSVKLYGRSSQLSDAIVDRFEQRARAMGLSEDVSYYFPTYGFCDSADDFHILDETEL; this is encoded by the exons ATGGCCGCCCCGCgctccctcctgctcctctccttgCTCCTCGCCGCGCTGCAGGGACGGGGACAGCagccgccccctccccgcgTCCCTCTTGAGAAAGTGGTGACCGAGGGGAACCTCGGCCTCGATGAG CTGGTGGGGAGGTGGTTCCTGGTCGGCATGGCATCCCGCTGCAGCTACCTGGCAGAGAACAGCCACCGACTGGAGGCCACAGCAATGACAGTGGCTGTCCTGGATGGGCAGAGCCTGGCCATCAGCACCTTCAGGAAGCT AgatgggcagtgctgggagatcAGGCAGCGTTACGTCCCTGCAGGAGCCCACGGGCGCTTTTCCGTGAGAG TGTCCCCCACAGGCCGTGGCTACGACAGCAagatggaggtggtggtgggagAGGCGGACCCCCGCAGCTATGCCATCATCTACTACCAGGACGGCCAAGGCCTCTCTGTCAAGCTCTATG GCCGCAGCAGCCAGCTCAGCGATGCCATAGTGGACAGGTTTGAGCAGCGCGCCAGGGCCATGGGCCTGAGTGAGGATGTGAGCTACTACTTCCCCACGTACG GGTTCTGCGACTCTGCGGATGATTTCCACATCCTTGACG aAACAGAGCTGTAG